A genomic segment from Desulfurispirillum indicum S5 encodes:
- the cydB gene encoding cytochrome d ubiquinol oxidase subunit II codes for MFGSFEHLTLQQYWWIILSLLAGLLVFMMFVQGGQTLLRTLARDEEEKGLMINSLGRKWELGFTTLVLFGGAFFAAFPLFYATSFGGAYFVWMAILYCFVLQAVSYEFRRKPGNLLGAGTYETFLLINGSIGVILIGTAVGTLFSGAAFSLNEYNLSQWQNDLRGLEAAFNLFNVSLGLAVFFLGRMLGAMYFMNNIDHQGIRERGRKSVLINTILFLPFFLIFAVWLLLRDGYAYDPLSGVVFLESYKYLKNFLAMPVVLVMFLAGVLLVLYSVFITVFKKSLSGIWFGGPGAVLVVMSLFLNLGLNNTAFYPSYYDLQSSLTIVNSSASHYTLTVMSYVSLVVPVVLGYIILAWRAMDRKKITAEEISQNKEAY; via the coding sequence ATGTTTGGAAGCTTTGAACACCTGACACTGCAACAATACTGGTGGATCATCCTCTCACTGCTGGCGGGTCTGCTGGTCTTCATGATGTTTGTCCAGGGCGGTCAGACACTGCTGCGCACCCTGGCCAGGGACGAAGAGGAAAAGGGCCTGATGATCAATTCCCTGGGACGCAAGTGGGAGCTTGGCTTCACCACCCTGGTGCTCTTTGGTGGCGCTTTTTTTGCCGCGTTTCCGCTTTTTTATGCCACCAGCTTCGGCGGTGCCTACTTTGTGTGGATGGCGATTCTCTACTGTTTTGTCCTCCAGGCGGTATCCTATGAATTCCGCAGAAAACCGGGCAACCTTCTGGGTGCTGGCACCTACGAAACCTTCCTGCTGATCAACGGCAGCATCGGGGTCATCCTGATCGGGACTGCCGTGGGCACTCTTTTCAGTGGAGCGGCCTTCAGCCTCAATGAGTACAATCTCTCCCAGTGGCAGAACGACCTGCGCGGGCTTGAAGCGGCCTTCAACCTGTTTAATGTCTCCCTGGGCCTTGCCGTGTTCTTCCTGGGTCGCATGCTGGGTGCCATGTACTTTATGAACAATATCGACCACCAGGGGATCCGCGAACGGGGCCGCAAGTCGGTGCTCATCAACACCATCCTGTTTCTGCCGTTCTTCCTGATCTTCGCCGTGTGGCTGCTGCTGCGTGACGGCTACGCCTACGACCCTCTCAGCGGCGTTGTCTTCCTGGAGAGCTACAAGTACCTGAAGAACTTCCTGGCCATGCCCGTGGTACTGGTCATGTTCCTGGCTGGCGTGCTGCTGGTTCTCTACTCGGTATTCATCACCGTGTTTAAAAAATCCCTCAGCGGTATCTGGTTCGGTGGGCCAGGAGCAGTGCTGGTGGTCATGAGCCTGTTCCTGAATCTGGGGCTCAACAACACCGCATTCTACCCTTCCTACTACGACCTGCAAAGCTCGCTGACCATCGTCAACAGCTCTGCCAGCCACTATACGCTGACAGTAATGAGTTACGTCTCCCTGGTGGTTCCGGTGGTGCTGGGATACATTATCCTGGCCTGGCGAGCCATGGACCGTAAAAAAATCACGGCTGAAGAGATCAGCCAGAACAAAGAAGCGTATTAA